CATGTTCTCAAAGAACGCATCATCGGAAAAGGGCTCTAACTGAATGATATCATCAATTCCAGCCAATATTCTTTTCAGATCATTTTTTTGGGCTGTGACCATTTCCTTGGAATTTCGACTGGCATTTGTCAGCTCTTCCTCTAAAAAAGGGACCGTAACCACGGTTTCACTCAGGTTCGCCTCGATTGTATCTCCTTGAATTCCACTTAAAAAGGCAACATGCCGATTAATCAGACGCAGCCAAGAATCCACGACATCGATCTGTGCTTTGTAAAATCCTTTGATTGCCTCTGCACCTTGCCCCTGCAGCTCATCATCCAAATGAACGATACTCTCAAATCCTTTTTTTAATTCCGTGAGCTGTTCTTTCAGATCCTTATATTGTCCGACACGCGTTTGCATGGCAGATACTAGTGTTTGAGATTCGTAAATCATCGACATAATGGAAAGTCCTTTCAACTTCTGTTTCTTATAACTAGATTTCATTTGTATGTAATAATTCTATTTATTGTTAAATTGTGGATTAAATATATTTTAGAAGAGTTTCTATATTTATTCAAGAATTGAAGGGGAATTCACTAAACAATTGTTTTATCGAAATCAATAGGTTCATTCTTACCAATGTGAATGATTGATGCAAGTTCCTACACGACAGGTGAAAAGACGCGCTGACCAAAAGAAAAACTGGGTGATTAAAAGCCGGTTTTATAATAAAAAGACCCAAAACCAACAAGGTTATGAGCTCTTAACCTAAGCCTAAAACAATTATTTACACTTTATATTTAATGAGATTAATTAAAAATTAGATCCAATAGTAACGTGATGAGATTGTGGATAATTAACACCCATTAAAATCAACCTAATTAACAGTGGCTTTACTCGTTATGTAAGTAATATCGGTCATTACGGTACAGGGGATTTAGAAGTTGTAATAGCTAGCGATGAAAATATCGAGAAGGCAAAGCATTTTATTCATATGAGTTATGACGCAAGTGTAATCCTATAAGCTGTTGAATTGGCACTACATAAAAATCAACGGGCTTGCGTAATGCTTGCCCGTTACTTGATCTAGTTTTTATAGATTTAATTTCTTTTTAACCTCTTTAGACAAATCATCAGCTTCAATCACCTCAGGATCTCCGGTATATCCATCGAGACTTCTAGGAAGATGTAAAAGCGTTCCTATTTTGTATGGTTCTTCAACATAAAAATAGACAACCTTTTCGTTCCCATTCTCATCGAATCCTTTTAAATTATAAACATATTGCCCCTCATTAGTTTGTTCTGGTTCTTCATCGATTTGCACATAATAATCTTTTTCAAACATCACTTCTTTTTTACCACAACCGACTAACATAAAAGTCGCTAGACAACTAAATATCGCTAATGATTTAATAATTTTCATGTTTACTCCTCCTCGTATGATAAGCTTCAAATGAAGGATGAATTACTTTTAACTTCTTTAATAGTCAGATGCTTCATTTAGTAGCTACTGCTAAAACCATATTTTAATTTCTCAATAATCTCACTTTTAACCAGATTTCCGCTGTTAGTTGCCTTTTTTGTAGTACTGAGGCACTTTTCCATATGTGCCTGTACGCCATAATAACTCGATCGGACCCATCTTAAATCGCTTAAGCCACATGGTACTATAAATCATTTGAAGAATTAATATTCCTGCAGAAATCATTATTAATGTTGTTAAATGAACATGATTGTTCAAATTAAATATAGAGTCAATGCAAATAATCAAGAAAGTTTGCATTAAATAATTTGTCAATGCCATTCTCCCTATATTCTTCAAAGGAGAAAGCCATTTTTTTACTGTTGTATGCTGAAGAAGCAGCGTCAACGTTGTAACATAAAACAGGCTGACAGAGAGTCCGCCAACAGTACCAGCCACATCGATCATACCAGTGGTTGATGTAATCTTGTACTGCAAGTATAAAGATATTGGGATAGCTGCCAAAGCTATCATTTGCAGTCGGCGAATGGTCTTTTTATATCTATTAAGACTCTCAAGAACTTGTAATTGCCCAACACATAAACCAAGTAAAAACATTGTAAAAATCATAAACACATAGCCGATCCAAAGAGATGGAATCAATAGAATGACTGCGATTATAAAATTTGTTTTAGGTTTGAATTTATAAAATGGAATTAAAATAAAGCCGCATATGGCATAAGGAAGTAACGCTTCACCTGGCTGGAAGAGATGATGAATAAATCCAATAGCTAATAAAATTAGCAACCGACGGATAAATAGTTTTCTTCCATTGTTCCCATTTGAGTTGGCTCGGAATATAAACAGATAAAAACCAATTCCAAATAAGAAAGAAAAAATCGGGAAAAATCGCTGACTCACGCCATAATCCAAAACGACCCTTACAGCATAATCAAGTGTTCCCTGTTCAGGGATAAGGTAGTTAATCATTTGTGTAATGTTAATCAGAATAATTCCTATTAGGGCAAAGCCGCGCAAGTAATCTAATTCATCTATTCGTTTCATATTTTTCACTCCGCCTATCAAGTAGTCTAAGAAAACAGTATGGAAAGAGGATTAAAAAGAATCCTCTTCCATTTGCTGTTTGCATATTAATCTGCCAGTTTGTTTAAATAACTCCGTCGAATGATGAAAAAACTTATAACAAATAGCAGTATAAATATACCTACACCAAGCGCTGTCATTTGATAGAATGTAGATGAAATATAGTTGCGCATACTAAGCATCGCTACAAATAAAACAATAGCTGCGATGGTAAACGGGATAAAAATTAAAGTGGCCAACTCCCTCGTTACAACAGAAGATAGTTCTTTAACAGAAAGACCAATTTTTCGAATGCCCGCATATTTTTCCTTTTCTTCTGCGAGTGACGTTTGCAGGTAGAAATAAAGAATACTCATTGCTGCGCTCAAAAAGATCAAACTCAACATAAATCCGATGAAAAACATGATACTCTTCACAAATTTTTCCGTATCATATAAATCAATTTTAGAAGCTGTTAAGCGAATATCCGGCTCTGTATGAACCCGTGATAAAATGGTTTCAGCTACTTCTACCTTGTCCGTCCAATGTTCTGCCTCATAAGCAAACACTTTATAAACTGGATAATCAATTGTTTCATATACGTCATCAGGAACGATATAATATGCATTTCGTAAACCTGTTGATAAAATATTTTTTTCTTCTAGACCGGCATAATGAAGTTCTCCAAACGGGTAATCATGAATGATTTCAGTAGTTGGACGTACCCCCTCATTACCGGCTGCAACATAATACTCGTTATCCCCTAGTTTTATCGGCTTATGCAAACCAAGAGCATTATAATTCGAAACGGACATAAAGCCAATCCGATGGTCATCCTCGGCTTTGAAGGCTGAATAATCGGCAGTATACTTACCTTCTTTGCCTAATGTTTCTTCAATAAACGCAATATCTTCCTTCTCGGCCTCCGATGTGTTACTAGGAAGTGAGATATATTGGAAGCTGTAAGGATATAGGGCCTCAGTATTTTCCTTCACATTATAGTAGGAGCTATATAGAACGCTTGTACATACAAAAACACCAAGCAGTAAAACCGTTAAAAGGTATATGATATGCGCATGGGAACGTCCTTTTGCCTTTAAGTTGGAAACAAACAGCATATTCGTTTTTCGAAAATATGATGGTCTTCTTTCCAATAGACGAATGGCCAGTAGCGCACCTTGAGTAATTATGAAATAAAGGGATAATAATAGGCTGGCAATTAGAGCAATATAGCCGAGCGATTCAAAAGACTTTATCCAACTCATTTCCTTGATTATTGACACGAGTAAAAAGGCACTGACAATAGCGGATAGCACTAGTTTCAATGGTGCTGATGCAATGAGCTTTTCCTGTGTCACATCTGATTTTAAGAGCTGTACGATTTCTTCTTTTTTAATAAAGCGTGTCATCCATTTTGATACAACAATAAATAAAATAGTGAATAAAACAATCGTTAACATGATGGATTGTAAGGGTAGATACATGCCAAAGCTATCCGCACGTAATACCCTTTTAGCCACCATTAAAAATAACGGGGCGATGATAAGTCCGAGTCCAATCGCTGTGATAATTGCTGCTCCGGCAACAAGCATATTTTCTCTAAAAACCATTTTGCGAATTTGCTTCATGGAGGCACCCGTCATCATAAATACGCCAAGCGTTTTTGTTTTCTTTTTTAAAAAAGCAAACAGCGAATAAATGATAAAGACAAATGAGAAAATATAAATAAAGAAGCTGGCAAGCATCATTGTTATTCCCAGTGTGCTTGTGGTATCAACTTCCGCCATCATCGGATGGAAAGCTGTTGTCGAAAAAAGAAAAAAGATGAGAATCGAGAACACACTGCTTAAAAAGTAAGAAATATACGTCGATTTGTCTCGTAAAATATTTTGGACGACAATTTGATTAAAACTCATGCCGACCACCGCCTAGAAACGTGAGGGTATCCATAATTTCTTGATAAAATTGCTGTTTGCTTTTACCACGATGTATCTCATTAAACAGAACACCGTCTTTTATAAAAATGACACGCTGGGCAAAACTGGCAACATAAGCATCATGCGTCACCATTAATATGGCTGTGTTAAAAGACTTGTTAATCGATTCGAACAATCCCATCACATTATTTACGGCTTTAGAATCTAAGTTTCCAGTTGGCTCATCCGCTAGCAATAAGCTTGGTTCATGAATGACCGCTCTTGCAATCGCCACACGCTGCTTCTGTCCTCCTGAAATTTCAAATGTACGCTTTTTTAAAATCTCTCGAATCCCCAAAAAATCGATAATATCCGTTAAACGCTGTTTCATTTCTTTCTCATCTATGGAATCCAGTGTCAATGGCAATAAAATATTTTCTTCTACTGTTAATGTATGAACCAGGTTAAAATCTTGAAAAACAAAACCAAGTTCTTTTCGTCGAAATTTCGCCAATTCATCGTCATTTAACTCATATGGATTTTTGGAATTGATGGTAATAATCCCATTGGTAGGCCGATCAATTGTGGAAATACAATTAAGGAATGTTGTTTTCCCACTGCCAGATGGTCCCATCACGGCAACAAATTCATTTTCAGCTAAATGAAAATCGATTCCTTTTAATGCCTTATATGTGATTTCTCCTGTGTATTCTTTTTGAAGTTGCTCTACGCCTAAAATCGTGTTTGCCATATGCAATTCACTCCTTTGTATCTTTCGTTGCTTTTAGTATAGCCCCTCCTCCTGCTCCCTAAAATCTTTGAACATGACAGCAAGATGACAAAATTGTCATATTTAAAACGGCTAACCTTTGGCAGCCGTTTCTATATTTCCCGAAAAATCAATGATAAAAGTTGTTTCATGATGCGCGGAATATAACTTGTATGGATGATTTAATGTTGACAGAATTTTTTTTACTAAATAAAGCCCGATACCAGTCGCTTCAACCTTAGTACGGCCTTTCGTACCTGTGTAAAACAATTCAAAAACACGGTTTATTTCGTTTGCAGTTATCGTTTCCCCTTTGTTTTTGATCAATAGTTGACCATTGTCATAATGAATCATAACGGAAGATTGCTTCTCTCCATATTTGACAGCATTACTCAATAGCTGGTAAATCACAACCTTTGTCCATTTACGATCCGAATAGATCCATACGTCATCATGTATCGTAATTTTTGGAAAGATTTCTTCCTCAATAAAATAATCCTTTAAATCATTAACCACTTCCTGTATGACACCTTTTAATGGAATCGGCTCTATCTTTAGATCTGCTAATAATTTCGTGGAGCGGCTATAAGTCAGCAGCTGATTTAAAGAGAAATTCAGTTTATTGCATTCTGCTTTAACTTTTAGCCATTCCACAAGTAAATCTGGTTCCTTCGACCGATTGGATTGTACTAGCAATTGAATGACAGAAAGGGGCGTTTTCATTTGATGAACAGCATGAGAAATCAACAATTGCTGTTCATCTAAGACAGCTTTATGCTCGGCTTCTTTTGAAAGGAGGAGGGACTGTATAGATTGCATTTGTGCCGCATATTCCTTTTCAATGGGAGCAGCCGGCTGGTAAATCAAAAGGCTGTCTGTCGTCATATTCTTGCCATTTAAATGTAGATACATTTTTTTTCGGCGTACATAACGAATGAACAGGAAAATGGCTAGGAATGTAAGGGATAAAAAGACAAAATATGCATAATGATTTTCCAAACCATCCAGCCGCTGAATGACAATTGGCAAGCTAATAAATGAAATAATATATAGGATAATAAAGCTTAAATGATCCCGTAAAAACAGCTTCATATGCTTTTCTCCCTTAACTGATAGCCAATTCCCCGGATTGTTATAATTTCAAGCGAAGAATTAATCGCTTCTAGCTTCTTTCTCAACCTTTTAATATTAACGGTAAGCGTATTTTCCTCTACAAACGCCTCTTCATCCCAAATAGATGTAAGCAACTGTTGCCTTGTGACAACATTAGGGAATGTTTCAAGAAGGATTCTACAAAGCTGAAGTTCCTTTACAGTCAATAGCTCCTCACCATAAGATGTATATAATCGAACAGTATCCAAGTTTAAAGATGTGTCTCCCTTTTTTAAAATGTGAGTTTGCGTTTCTTGTGCATATTCACCGTATACACGACGAATTTGGCCGTTTATTTTTGCCACTACAACATCCATTAAAAAAGGCTTTGTAATGAAATCATCTGCCCCATTTTCAATTCCATACACTTGATCCAGCTCACTCATCCTAGCTGAGAGAATTATGATAGGACAATTCGATACCTTTCTTATTTTGCGAGACCAATAATAGCCGTCAAAGTAAGGGAGATTTATGTCCATTATGACAAGGTGCGGTTGAAAATCTTGAAAAACATCGAGCACCTTTTCAAAATCCACTATAATGTGGCAGTCATAGCCGTATTTCCCAAAATGGTTTTTTAATGCATTGGCAATATGCATTTCATCTTCAACAATTAATATCTTATACATCAAATTCTCCTTCAAAAAGTTACCCAGGGTTTTTATTATTTTTACTACCACTTTAATATAATTTTCTATAAAGGTCTTTGTAAAGAGGAACAACGCAACCATTTCAAGATGTCCCTTCTTGACAGCTACATGTAACCACGCACCAAATAAAGTCATTGTGGTCAAAATTTCTTTATCATCCAAAATTGTTTTACTTCATTAAAAAATCAACATATTGTTTAGGTAGCGTAACATCATACTCTTGTTCAAATTGTTTTATATCTTCTAAAGAGATCTTATTGATATTCACCAATCATTTTTGACATACTCTCACTCCTATATCCTTACTTATTATGGAATGCTTTATATTGACTCGAAAGCTCAGGAGAATTCCTAAAACTTAATTCGTTATTTTCCAATTCAATCATTACTTTACTATACTGTTTATGTAGACTCTCTGGTATCTCTAACATAGTACCAGGTTCTTCTTGAATTAAATTATGTAAATTGATTTTAGTCCCATCGTTTGCCCCTGCCAATAACAGTTCGTTTCTAGGATTGTATGGCAATAGATTAGGGATAGAGACCTTTTCTTTTGCTTTCGAAACGCCTTTTACTGCGACGCTTTTGTAGTCGCTACCGAATACAAATATAAACGTTTTTATAATATTTTATGCTAAAAAGCACTTGGTTGCTAAAGGCAACCAAGTGCTCTCATCAGGTTCTTGATAGAATAACTTATAAAGTCATTGTAACCATTTATTGTACTATCCCATAGCAATACTATTAACTCTTTTCTATTCTTTTTCATCCAACTTCTGCTTTAAATATTCAGCAATTTCTGTTTGCCCTCTTTCAATAGCAAATTCATAAGCTCCTATATCTTTCATAGTATCCCCTGTATATTTAACAGTAATATCAATACCATTCTCAACAAGATATTTTATAATATTAAGGTGCCCACCATAAATCGCTGAGAATAGAGGATTTCTATTTGGGTCACTAACATCTAATAATGCACCATTATCAAATAAGTACTTTACAATACTTATTTCACCTTCACTAGCTGCATGTGCAATAGTCGCTGACTTTGGTACACCTTCATTTATGTTAATATCCATACCAGATTCAACTAGAAATTTTATCATATCCAGTTTACCAGCTCTAGCCGCAACATGTAGCCAAGTTCCAAAAGGTGTTACAAAATCAAGCAAATTTTTATCAGTAATAATGATCTCTTTCGCTTGTTCTATATCACCATTCTTAATTAAATCAAAGATTTTTATTGCTTTTTCCTTATTATCCATAGAATCCTCCTAAAATATCTTTATTCATTGATGTTGCTTCTTCACCTAGTAACTTAAGTTAAGTATTTCAACCAAAAGAAACCTTGAATGGTAAATAGCCATTCAAGGTTCCACTAATACGTGTTCTAAATACATTTATTTTTCTTCCTTATATGCTAAGGAAATCTCTACTACTTCCTCTGATGATATATCCTCATCATTCCAAAAAATTAAGTCACTAGGGGCAGGATGAGGAACATTGTCTTCTAAAATTTCTATGTATTCACATACCTCTTCATCAGGCAGCATAGGATTACAAATTTTATTTACTAGTTCAACTAATTCCTCTTTAGATAACTTTTTACTCATTTTTCCACCCTCCAATAATTACTGCCTTTTTTTCAAAATAAGCAGGGTCTAAAGTATTTAGAATACCACATGCTCATGAGATGACCAGGTACATGGAGGATTCAAGTGTGATATATTCGGCTAGAAGAGAATTGAACTAGTTGGACAATTGCAATCTTCGCTTTATGTAATGTTTTTGAGCTTTTTTCGTTTAGATATGGGATTACATAAAGATATATTATTTATCTTCCAAAATAAAAGTTGATAGAACCAACTTTTATTGGTTGTATCAACTCTTCTTTAAATTTTGGTTATCCCAGTGCTTTATCTAGATCTATAAAACTTAATTCTCAGTTTCTTTGTATC
This sequence is a window from Brevibacillus sp. JNUCC-41. Protein-coding genes within it:
- a CDS encoding DUF1093 domain-containing protein is translated as MKIIKSLAIFSCLATFMLVGCGKKEVMFEKDYYVQIDEEPEQTNEGQYVYNLKGFDENGNEKVVYFYVEEPYKIGTLLHLPRSLDGYTGDPEVIEADDLSKEVKKKLNL
- a CDS encoding DUF418 domain-containing protein: MKRIDELDYLRGFALIGIILINITQMINYLIPEQGTLDYAVRVVLDYGVSQRFFPIFSFLFGIGFYLFIFRANSNGNNGRKLFIRRLLILLAIGFIHHLFQPGEALLPYAICGFILIPFYKFKPKTNFIIAVILLIPSLWIGYVFMIFTMFLLGLCVGQLQVLESLNRYKKTIRRLQMIALAAIPISLYLQYKITSTTGMIDVAGTVGGLSVSLFYVTTLTLLLQHTTVKKWLSPLKNIGRMALTNYLMQTFLIICIDSIFNLNNHVHLTTLIMISAGILILQMIYSTMWLKRFKMGPIELLWRTGTYGKVPQYYKKGN
- a CDS encoding FtsX-like permease family protein codes for the protein MSFNQIVVQNILRDKSTYISYFLSSVFSILIFFLFSTTAFHPMMAEVDTTSTLGITMMLASFFIYIFSFVFIIYSLFAFLKKKTKTLGVFMMTGASMKQIRKMVFRENMLVAGAAIITAIGLGLIIAPLFLMVAKRVLRADSFGMYLPLQSIMLTIVLFTILFIVVSKWMTRFIKKEEIVQLLKSDVTQEKLIASAPLKLVLSAIVSAFLLVSIIKEMSWIKSFESLGYIALIASLLLSLYFIITQGALLAIRLLERRPSYFRKTNMLFVSNLKAKGRSHAHIIYLLTVLLLGVFVCTSVLYSSYYNVKENTEALYPYSFQYISLPSNTSEAEKEDIAFIEETLGKEGKYTADYSAFKAEDDHRIGFMSVSNYNALGLHKPIKLGDNEYYVAAGNEGVRPTTEIIHDYPFGELHYAGLEEKNILSTGLRNAYYIVPDDVYETIDYPVYKVFAYEAEHWTDKVEVAETILSRVHTEPDIRLTASKIDLYDTEKFVKSIMFFIGFMLSLIFLSAAMSILYFYLQTSLAEEKEKYAGIRKIGLSVKELSSVVTRELATLIFIPFTIAAIVLFVAMLSMRNYISSTFYQMTALGVGIFILLFVISFFIIRRSYLNKLAD
- a CDS encoding ABC transporter ATP-binding protein, giving the protein MANTILGVEQLQKEYTGEITYKALKGIDFHLAENEFVAVMGPSGSGKTTFLNCISTIDRPTNGIITINSKNPYELNDDELAKFRRKELGFVFQDFNLVHTLTVEENILLPLTLDSIDEKEMKQRLTDIIDFLGIREILKKRTFEISGGQKQRVAIARAVIHEPSLLLADEPTGNLDSKAVNNVMGLFESINKSFNTAILMVTHDAYVASFAQRVIFIKDGVLFNEIHRGKSKQQFYQEIMDTLTFLGGGRHEF
- a CDS encoding sensor histidine kinase — its product is MKLFLRDHLSFIILYIISFISLPIVIQRLDGLENHYAYFVFLSLTFLAIFLFIRYVRRKKMYLHLNGKNMTTDSLLIYQPAAPIEKEYAAQMQSIQSLLLSKEAEHKAVLDEQQLLISHAVHQMKTPLSVIQLLVQSNRSKEPDLLVEWLKVKAECNKLNFSLNQLLTYSRSTKLLADLKIEPIPLKGVIQEVVNDLKDYFIEEEIFPKITIHDDVWIYSDRKWTKVVIYQLLSNAVKYGEKQSSVMIHYDNGQLLIKNKGETITANEINRVFELFYTGTKGRTKVEATGIGLYLVKKILSTLNHPYKLYSAHHETTFIIDFSGNIETAAKG
- a CDS encoding response regulator transcription factor; the encoded protein is MYKILIVEDEMHIANALKNHFGKYGYDCHIIVDFEKVLDVFQDFQPHLVIMDINLPYFDGYYWSRKIRKVSNCPIIILSARMSELDQVYGIENGADDFITKPFLMDVVVAKINGQIRRVYGEYAQETQTHILKKGDTSLNLDTVRLYTSYGEELLTVKELQLCRILLETFPNVVTRQQLLTSIWDEEAFVEENTLTVNIKRLRKKLEAINSSLEIITIRGIGYQLREKSI
- a CDS encoding SMI1/KNR4 family protein; this translates as MNINKISLEDIKQFEQEYDVTLPKQYVDFLMK
- a CDS encoding ankyrin repeat domain-containing protein → MDNKEKAIKIFDLIKNGDIEQAKEIIITDKNLLDFVTPFGTWLHVAARAGKLDMIKFLVESGMDININEGVPKSATIAHAASEGEISIVKYLFDNGALLDVSDPNRNPLFSAIYGGHLNIIKYLVENGIDITVKYTGDTMKDIGAYEFAIERGQTEIAEYLKQKLDEKE
- a CDS encoding bacteriocin immunity protein, with the protein product MSKKLSKEELVELVNKICNPMLPDEEVCEYIEILEDNVPHPAPSDLIFWNDEDISSEEVVEISLAYKEEK